In Halobacillus amylolyticus, the following proteins share a genomic window:
- the glgA gene encoding glycogen synthase GlgA yields the protein MNVLMVGSECTPFIKTGGLADVLGSLPQALVAQGHDVRVVLPKYEEMSDEWKEQLSLLHQLNVQIGWRNQYAGVEYIEYDGIPVYFIDNEYYFKRSNLYGYEDEAERFVFFNKAVLEMVCALEWTPDVLHCHDWQTGLIPVFLHTHYQDDEKVKGMKTVFTIHNLKYQGIFADSVLHDLMDLDERMMTEDGLEFFGDINFMKGALNHADAITTVSETYAKEIQTPYYGENLDGVLRKQSDSLAGIVNGINDKDYNPLSDAALAFPYRSSLSKKTQNKTWLQEKLGLPIRKDVPMIGIVSRLVEQKGFDLVARVMDELLYHEDIQLVLLGTGEYDYEQMFEWAQVKYPEKVSANIMFSEALSRQVYAASDLFLVPSRFEPCGIGQLIALRYLAVPIVRETGGLVDTVIPFNEKTEEGSGFTFTNYNAHDMLFTIRRALELYHNKDAWKKLMKNMAKTQFPWKYSARRYSEVYESTLQ from the coding sequence ATGAACGTGTTAATGGTTGGGTCTGAGTGTACCCCTTTTATTAAAACAGGTGGACTTGCTGATGTGCTTGGGTCTTTGCCCCAGGCGTTAGTTGCCCAGGGGCATGACGTGCGTGTCGTGCTGCCTAAATATGAGGAGATGAGTGACGAATGGAAGGAACAGTTGAGCTTACTGCATCAACTGAATGTGCAGATAGGCTGGCGCAACCAATATGCAGGTGTTGAGTACATTGAATATGATGGGATCCCTGTTTATTTTATTGATAATGAGTATTATTTTAAGCGGTCGAATCTGTATGGATATGAGGATGAAGCGGAGCGGTTTGTCTTCTTTAACAAGGCTGTGCTTGAAATGGTGTGTGCGCTTGAGTGGACTCCTGATGTTTTGCATTGCCACGATTGGCAGACAGGCTTGATTCCTGTTTTCTTACATACTCATTACCAGGATGATGAAAAGGTAAAAGGTATGAAAACCGTGTTTACGATTCATAATTTGAAGTACCAGGGGATCTTTGCTGACTCGGTGCTGCACGATTTGATGGATTTGGACGAACGGATGATGACGGAAGATGGATTGGAATTTTTCGGAGACATCAATTTTATGAAAGGGGCCTTAAATCACGCAGATGCAATCACAACCGTGAGTGAAACCTATGCAAAGGAGATTCAAACCCCTTATTATGGGGAAAACTTAGATGGGGTACTCAGAAAACAATCCGACAGTTTAGCGGGGATCGTAAATGGGATTAATGATAAAGACTACAATCCGTTAAGCGATGCAGCTCTCGCTTTTCCTTACCGCAGTTCACTTTCGAAAAAGACTCAAAATAAAACATGGCTGCAGGAGAAATTGGGGCTGCCTATTCGGAAGGACGTGCCGATGATCGGCATCGTTTCGAGGCTCGTCGAGCAAAAAGGCTTCGACCTTGTTGCGCGAGTGATGGACGAGCTTTTATATCACGAGGATATTCAACTAGTACTACTCGGAACAGGTGAATATGATTATGAGCAAATGTTTGAGTGGGCGCAAGTAAAGTATCCAGAAAAGGTGTCTGCGAATATCATGTTTAGTGAAGCTCTATCTCGACAGGTGTATGCGGCTAGTGATCTATTTTTAGTGCCATCTCGGTTTGAACCTTGCGGGATTGGCCAACTGATCGCATTAAGGTATTTAGCTGTACCTATCGTTCGTGAAACCGGCGGGCTCGTTGATACCGTAATTCCATTTAATGAAAAGACAGAAGAAGGAAGTGGCTTCACCTTTACCAATTATAATGCACACGACATGCTGTTTACGATCCGCCGTGCGCTCGAACTTTATCATAATAAGGATGCATGGAAGAAGCTAATGAAAAACATGGCGAAGACTCAGTTCCCATGGAAATATTCTGCTCGACGATATAGTGAGGTGTATGAGTCGACGCTTCAGTAG
- a CDS encoding AMP-binding protein, translating to MAFIGTCIKEIAEQSPKRIAIETRNNRITYQEFYHSVLLLQRKLSRLLPEGKGKKIGFLLPNEPKWLELFIAISSSGGIAIPFDPKWSPFQLNDVIKDSQPDLVIYDDAFADRFRNTTFVQTWTIDALDLLFTSEQSRNLFLDQDPFYIGYTSGTTGQPKGFIRSHASWADCFSLGRQVFSLDKEDQILCPGPLVHSHFLYAAVQCLHLGATLHLCSTFSEREVWEVLQKKDITVMYIVPTMFEALNKKGDGKISQHLKTLISSGAKWAAASKQSASQVFPHASIYEFYGASELSFISFREVNDGDLPEGSIGQPFPQVKILILSDDGRLVSQGEVGNLFVSSPWVFDGYLNRPEETADVFNGKWATVGDLAFVDEKGHIILKGRKKSMIISGGLNIYPEEVEQVIRDHPAIDEAVVKGVEDDYWGEKVIAFVTRTEGEPLFIDDVKGHLTKLLPKYKCPKEWIELNEFPYTSSGKIARKELLMPVRRD from the coding sequence ATGGCTTTTATCGGAACGTGTATAAAAGAAATAGCTGAGCAATCTCCTAAGCGGATAGCCATTGAAACGAGAAATAACCGAATAACCTACCAAGAATTTTATCATTCAGTTCTATTGCTTCAGCGGAAACTCTCCCGTCTACTCCCTGAAGGCAAAGGAAAAAAGATCGGTTTTTTGCTTCCTAATGAGCCGAAATGGTTAGAATTGTTTATAGCGATCAGTTCAAGTGGAGGGATTGCCATTCCGTTTGATCCTAAATGGAGTCCTTTCCAGTTAAATGATGTGATTAAAGATTCTCAGCCTGATCTTGTCATCTATGATGACGCCTTTGCTGATCGATTTAGGAACACCACTTTTGTTCAAACTTGGACGATAGACGCACTAGATTTACTTTTTACATCCGAGCAAAGCAGAAACCTCTTCTTGGATCAAGATCCTTTTTATATTGGATATACATCTGGCACGACTGGCCAGCCAAAGGGTTTTATAAGAAGTCATGCATCTTGGGCGGATTGTTTCTCCCTAGGCCGCCAAGTTTTTTCTTTAGATAAGGAAGACCAGATACTATGTCCAGGACCTCTTGTACATTCACACTTCTTATATGCTGCTGTCCAGTGTCTACATCTCGGTGCCACCCTACATTTATGTTCGACCTTTAGCGAAAGGGAAGTATGGGAGGTTCTACAGAAAAAAGACATTACCGTCATGTATATCGTTCCGACGATGTTTGAAGCTTTGAATAAGAAGGGGGATGGCAAAATATCGCAGCACTTAAAAACATTGATTTCTTCCGGAGCAAAATGGGCTGCGGCATCTAAACAGTCAGCCAGTCAAGTTTTTCCCCACGCGTCCATTTATGAATTCTACGGCGCTTCTGAATTGAGCTTTATTAGTTTTCGCGAGGTGAATGACGGTGATCTCCCCGAAGGATCGATAGGGCAGCCTTTTCCTCAGGTAAAGATTTTGATTCTCTCCGACGATGGCCGGCTTGTAAGTCAAGGCGAAGTTGGCAATTTGTTTGTGAGCAGTCCATGGGTTTTTGACGGATATTTGAATCGCCCCGAGGAAACGGCGGATGTTTTTAATGGGAAGTGGGCAACGGTTGGTGATCTCGCTTTTGTGGATGAGAAAGGGCACATCATTCTTAAAGGAAGGAAGAAAAGTATGATCATCAGTGGTGGCCTTAATATCTATCCTGAAGAGGTGGAACAGGTAATTCGAGATCATCCAGCTATTGATGAAGCGGTCGTAAAAGGTGTGGAAGATGATTACTGGGGTGAAAAGGTCATTGCTTTTGTTACCCGTACAGAAGGAGAGCCGCTTTTTATTGATGATGTGAAAGGTCACCTTACAAAGCTTTTGCCAAAATATAAATGCCCTAAAGAATGGATTGAGTTGAACGAGTTCCCTTATACAAGCAGTGGGAAAATCGCCCGAAAAGAACTTCTAATGCCTGTAAGGAGGGATTAG
- a CDS encoding PH domain-containing protein has product MGFLDGLMGNASEVDREAIAKELEEVLVEGEEFQSGYKVLRDSFIFTNKRLILIDKQGMTGKKVGYHSIPYNSVTHFSVETAGGFDLESELKIWLSGTSEPIGKTFKKDSPIQEVQRNLAKYVL; this is encoded by the coding sequence ATCGGGTTTTTAGATGGATTAATGGGAAATGCAAGTGAAGTCGATCGTGAGGCGATTGCCAAAGAGCTTGAGGAAGTTCTTGTAGAAGGAGAAGAATTCCAAAGCGGTTATAAAGTATTGCGTGATTCATTCATTTTCACGAATAAGCGTTTGATTCTGATTGACAAACAAGGGATGACAGGTAAGAAGGTAGGGTACCATTCCATTCCTTATAATAGTGTTACCCACTTTAGTGTAGAGACGGCAGGCGGTTTCGATCTAGAATCAGAATTGAAAATATGGTTGTCTGGGACTAGTGAACCTATTGGAAAGACTTTTAAAAAGGACAGTCCGATTCAAGAAGTACAAAGGAATCTTGCTAAGTATGTTTTGTAA
- a CDS encoding YrhK family protein: protein MATRKEQTANAQTNSKQDYVDIKMGNHDLFVKKGYDMMYTINDFLLGMWFLIGSIFFYFESLKDWGVTLFVLGSVQMLIRPTIRLFHRFQLRKHYENEYDRKQ from the coding sequence GTGGCGACACGTAAGGAGCAAACAGCTAATGCGCAAACGAATAGCAAGCAAGATTACGTGGATATAAAGATGGGCAATCATGACCTTTTTGTTAAAAAAGGCTATGACATGATGTATACCATCAATGATTTTTTGCTAGGAATGTGGTTCCTGATCGGAAGTATTTTCTTTTATTTCGAATCGTTAAAAGATTGGGGCGTGACGTTATTTGTCCTAGGAAGTGTGCAGATGTTAATACGTCCGACGATTCGTTTATTTCATCGCTTTCAGCTACGAAAGCATTATGAAAATGAGTATGACCGAAAACAATAG
- the glgB gene encoding 1,4-alpha-glucan branching protein GlgB yields MDHDIYLFHQGNLRYSYQLLGAHVRTVDGKAGVRFIVWAPNAEQVSVVGIFNEWDGRQHRMEKLSENGLWCLFIPKLEKGTIYKYEVLTAHGHLQLKADPYAFTSEIRPATASVVHSLDDYVWQDEQWMKRREEMNLYESPMSIYELHLGSWKNIETEVFYNYRDYAEMVIPYVKELGYTHIELLPLTEHPFDRSWGYQATGYYAVTARYGTPDDFRYFVDQCHEHGIGVILDWVPGHFCKDQHGLRRFDGEALYEYADPKKAEKTQWGTLTFDFARNEVQSFLISNAIYWLKEFHLDGLRVDAVASMLYLDFGKEDGEWELNEYGGRENLEAVDFIKGMNEAIFEEVPNVLMMAEESTSWPLVSSPTYIGGLGFNYKWNMGWMNDMLRYMEMEPIHRKHHHNLITFSLHYAYSENFVLPISHDEVVHGKKSLLNKMPGDYWQKFANLRVFLAYMYAHPGKKLLFMGGEFGQFDEWKDMDDLDWELLEYDSHGAILNFMKQLHQLYLDMPALWELDHDQKGFCWIDPHNFEQSILSFVRNSRSTNDQLVVVCNFTPEVYHGYKVGVPKNGTYKEIFTSDAVHFGGSGQSNGLTLEAITEPWQGQDQHIEMTIPPLAVSFLKCTSKVKGEAHER; encoded by the coding sequence ATGGATCACGATATTTATTTGTTTCACCAAGGAAATCTTCGCTATAGCTATCAGCTCCTCGGAGCACATGTGAGAACAGTGGATGGAAAAGCAGGGGTCCGATTTATAGTATGGGCTCCGAATGCTGAGCAAGTAAGTGTCGTAGGAATCTTTAATGAGTGGGATGGCAGGCAGCATCGGATGGAGAAGCTGAGTGAAAACGGCTTGTGGTGTTTGTTCATTCCTAAACTAGAGAAGGGCACCATTTATAAGTATGAAGTTTTGACGGCACATGGGCACTTACAGTTAAAGGCTGATCCCTATGCGTTCACAAGTGAGATTCGCCCCGCTACAGCTTCGGTCGTGCATTCGCTCGATGATTACGTTTGGCAGGATGAACAGTGGATGAAGCGGCGAGAGGAGATGAATCTATATGAATCACCCATGTCTATCTATGAACTGCATTTGGGATCATGGAAAAATATTGAGACAGAAGTTTTTTATAACTATCGCGATTACGCGGAAATGGTTATTCCCTATGTGAAGGAGCTTGGTTATACACATATTGAACTGCTGCCGTTAACGGAGCATCCGTTTGATCGCTCGTGGGGGTATCAGGCTACCGGCTATTACGCGGTTACTGCAAGGTATGGAACACCTGATGATTTTCGCTATTTCGTTGATCAGTGTCATGAGCACGGCATAGGAGTGATTCTTGACTGGGTACCCGGTCATTTTTGTAAAGACCAACACGGACTGAGACGCTTTGATGGGGAGGCCCTCTATGAATATGCTGACCCTAAAAAGGCAGAGAAAACGCAGTGGGGAACGCTGACTTTTGATTTTGCTAGGAACGAGGTTCAGAGTTTTCTAATCTCTAATGCGATTTATTGGTTAAAAGAGTTCCATTTGGATGGACTGAGAGTCGATGCTGTTGCTAGTATGTTGTATTTGGATTTTGGTAAAGAAGATGGGGAATGGGAGTTAAATGAATATGGGGGAAGAGAGAATCTTGAGGCGGTCGATTTTATTAAAGGAATGAATGAGGCGATCTTTGAAGAGGTGCCAAATGTGCTAATGATGGCTGAAGAATCAACGTCGTGGCCGCTTGTGAGCTCACCTACATACATAGGAGGACTTGGATTTAACTATAAATGGAATATGGGCTGGATGAATGACATGCTTCGTTATATGGAGATGGAGCCGATTCACCGCAAACACCATCACAACCTGATTACCTTCTCGCTTCATTATGCCTATTCAGAGAACTTTGTGCTGCCGATTTCTCATGATGAAGTCGTCCATGGGAAGAAATCGTTGTTAAATAAAATGCCGGGTGATTATTGGCAAAAGTTTGCTAATCTCCGTGTGTTTTTAGCTTATATGTATGCACATCCCGGGAAAAAGCTTTTATTTATGGGAGGTGAATTCGGGCAGTTTGATGAATGGAAGGATATGGATGACCTGGACTGGGAATTGTTGGAGTATGACTCCCATGGGGCCATTTTGAATTTTATGAAACAGCTCCATCAATTGTACCTGGATATGCCCGCGCTATGGGAACTTGATCATGATCAAAAAGGTTTCTGTTGGATTGATCCGCATAATTTTGAGCAAAGTATTCTTTCTTTTGTACGGAATAGCCGTTCTACAAATGATCAGCTTGTAGTTGTTTGCAACTTCACTCCTGAGGTTTACCACGGCTACAAGGTTGGTGTGCCGAAAAACGGTACGTATAAAGAAATCTTTACAAGTGACGCGGTTCATTTTGGTGGCTCAGGGCAATCGAATGGCCTTACATTAGAAGCAATCACCGAGCCCTGGCAAGGCCAGGATCAACATATCGAGATGACGATCCCGCCACTCGCCGTAAGCTTTTTGAAATGTACATCAAAAGTAAAGGGGGAGGCCCATGAAAGGTAA
- a CDS encoding glycogen/starch/alpha-glucan phosphorylase, translating to MFNSKEEFIQAFSEKLETELGMGVETATEHDAYRSLGALVKDHINKNWLQTNHQYESNQNKQVYYFSMEFLMGRLLGNNLLNMQLLSLVKEGLADLGFSLTSLEEQENDAGLGNGGLGRLAACFLDSLASLGLAGHGYGIRYKYGMFEQAIIDGYQVELPDRWLANEFVWEVRRPEQSLEVRFGGHVNSRVSSDGTLIFEHVDYEQVQAVPYDVPVVGYNNETVNTLRLWSAEASQEDTLKRASQQDGFGNFLTHKRSLEEMSEFLYPDDSHEAGRKLRLKQEYFLVSAGVQSAIRSFEHLNLPLSSFPEKVSLHINDTHPALVIPELMRVLIDEKGLGWEAAWTITQASVSYTNHTTLSEALETWPVDFVRTLLPRLHMVIEEINERFCQQLWGQDPGDFDRIAKLAIIADGQVKMAHLAIVGSHSVNGVAKLHTEILKTREMKNFYAVFPERFNNKTNGITHRRWLLHANKLLANHIKEAIGDRWISQPDQLRDLIGKKDDEAFLDQLGGIKQQKKRELASFIKDNYGIAVDTNSIFDVHIKRLHGYKRQLLNVLHIMYVYHELKSNPSFEMTPRTFIFAAKAAPSYHFAKKVIKLITRVAGVVNNDPAVNGQMKVVFLENYSVSLAERIIPATDISEQISTASKEASGTGNMKFMMNGALTLGTMDGANVEIHDLVGDKAIYTFGLSSEDVLSYGQNGGYSSREVYESDERVRRTLDQLVHYSPFSKGETEFRDLYDSLLAYNDEYFVVKDFANYVATQQRIGYDYQQKREWNAKSLLNIAHSGRFSSDRTIQEYAQDIWDIRPVRTLK from the coding sequence ATGTTCAACAGCAAAGAGGAGTTCATACAGGCCTTTTCTGAAAAGCTCGAAACTGAGCTTGGAATGGGTGTGGAAACAGCGACGGAGCACGATGCTTATCGATCTCTTGGTGCGTTAGTAAAAGATCATATCAACAAAAACTGGCTGCAAACAAACCACCAGTATGAAAGTAACCAAAACAAACAAGTGTACTATTTTTCGATGGAATTTTTAATGGGACGTCTGTTGGGTAATAATTTGCTGAATATGCAGTTGCTTTCACTAGTGAAAGAAGGCCTGGCTGATTTAGGCTTTTCTTTAACGAGTCTTGAAGAACAAGAGAATGATGCGGGCCTTGGGAATGGAGGGTTAGGTCGTTTAGCTGCTTGTTTTTTAGATTCGTTAGCTTCTTTAGGTTTAGCTGGTCATGGGTATGGCATTCGCTACAAATACGGCATGTTTGAACAAGCAATCATTGATGGCTATCAAGTGGAGCTCCCTGATCGTTGGCTCGCCAATGAATTTGTTTGGGAGGTTCGCAGGCCGGAGCAATCCCTTGAGGTTCGGTTTGGCGGTCATGTTAATTCTAGAGTAAGTTCTGATGGCACCCTGATTTTTGAGCATGTGGATTATGAACAAGTGCAAGCTGTTCCTTATGATGTGCCAGTGGTTGGTTATAACAACGAAACGGTGAACACTCTAAGGCTGTGGTCGGCTGAAGCATCGCAAGAAGATACATTAAAAAGGGCATCACAGCAGGATGGATTCGGTAACTTCCTTACTCATAAGCGGTCACTGGAGGAAATGTCCGAGTTTCTCTATCCAGATGATTCCCATGAAGCAGGGAGGAAATTACGATTGAAGCAGGAGTACTTCCTCGTTTCAGCGGGTGTGCAAAGTGCGATTCGTTCGTTTGAACACTTGAATTTACCTCTATCCTCCTTTCCGGAAAAAGTATCACTTCATATTAATGATACCCACCCTGCCCTCGTCATTCCTGAATTGATGCGTGTATTGATCGATGAGAAAGGACTCGGCTGGGAGGCAGCATGGACAATTACGCAAGCATCTGTCTCTTATACGAACCACACCACACTTAGTGAGGCGCTTGAGACGTGGCCTGTGGATTTCGTACGCACACTGCTTCCGAGGCTTCACATGGTAATCGAGGAAATCAATGAACGTTTTTGTCAACAGCTTTGGGGTCAAGATCCAGGCGACTTTGACCGCATTGCCAAGCTTGCTATTATAGCTGATGGCCAGGTGAAAATGGCTCATCTGGCCATAGTAGGCAGTCATAGTGTGAATGGTGTTGCCAAGTTGCACACGGAAATTTTGAAGACCCGTGAAATGAAGAACTTCTATGCTGTTTTTCCAGAACGTTTTAACAATAAAACAAATGGCATTACCCACAGGCGCTGGCTTTTGCATGCCAACAAACTGTTAGCTAATCATATTAAGGAAGCGATTGGAGACCGCTGGATTTCCCAGCCGGATCAATTAAGAGATTTGATTGGGAAGAAAGATGACGAAGCCTTTTTAGACCAACTGGGCGGGATTAAGCAGCAGAAGAAACGGGAACTTGCTTCATTTATTAAAGATAATTATGGAATTGCCGTTGACACTAATTCTATATTTGATGTTCACATTAAACGACTGCACGGCTACAAACGCCAGCTGTTAAATGTGCTTCATATTATGTATGTCTATCATGAGCTGAAGTCAAATCCATCGTTTGAAATGACACCCAGGACGTTTATTTTTGCCGCTAAAGCAGCACCGAGCTATCATTTTGCCAAAAAGGTAATTAAGCTCATTACGAGGGTGGCAGGCGTTGTGAATAATGATCCTGCTGTAAACGGACAAATGAAGGTTGTTTTTCTAGAAAATTATTCTGTTTCACTTGCTGAACGGATCATCCCTGCTACAGATATTAGTGAACAAATTTCAACGGCTAGTAAGGAAGCTTCGGGAACAGGAAACATGAAGTTTATGATGAATGGTGCCTTGACGCTTGGGACGATGGATGGAGCTAACGTTGAAATTCACGATTTGGTTGGGGATAAGGCTATCTACACATTTGGGTTAAGTTCTGAGGACGTGCTAAGCTATGGACAAAATGGAGGGTACTCTTCACGTGAAGTGTATGAGTCAGATGAACGTGTCCGCCGCACCCTAGATCAACTCGTCCATTATAGCCCTTTTTCAAAAGGAGAAACCGAATTTCGGGATCTTTATGACTCGCTGCTCGCTTACAACGATGAATACTTTGTTGTGAAGGATTTTGCCAATTATGTAGCCACTCAGCAGCGAATTGGCTATGATTATCAACAAAAACGAGAATGGAACGCTAAAAGTCTGCTGAATATCGCTCATTCCGGCAGGTTCTCAAGTGACCGTACAATACAAGAATATGCACAAGATATATGGGATATACGACCAGTACGTACCTTGAAGTGA
- a CDS encoding biotin transporter BioY: protein MKLRTMVYASLFAAIIGALGLLPPIVTPFTPVPITAQTLGVMLAGSILGAKRGGLSLLVFVLLVTFGAPLLSGGRGGLGVLFGPSGGYILAWPFAAVTIGFLIECFWKKLNIGLYIAINVIGGVLLVYAFGVTYLSMITETPWTKAAWAALVFIPGDLVKVVVASLLARQINRVYPLIEMEKSRNNRKSKAA from the coding sequence GTGAAGCTTAGAACAATGGTTTATGCATCTTTGTTTGCAGCAATAATCGGAGCGCTCGGTCTACTACCACCGATCGTCACTCCATTTACTCCTGTACCGATCACAGCTCAAACCTTAGGAGTTATGCTGGCCGGTTCTATCCTAGGAGCGAAACGAGGCGGGTTAAGTCTATTAGTCTTTGTCTTACTAGTAACATTTGGTGCCCCCCTGCTTTCAGGAGGGCGGGGCGGCTTAGGAGTTCTATTTGGCCCCTCAGGCGGTTACATACTGGCCTGGCCATTTGCCGCTGTTACGATAGGTTTTCTCATAGAATGTTTCTGGAAAAAACTAAATATTGGCCTCTATATTGCTATTAATGTAATAGGAGGTGTTCTTTTAGTTTACGCATTTGGGGTAACCTATCTTTCTATGATTACGGAGACCCCATGGACGAAAGCTGCATGGGCAGCACTGGTTTTTATTCCTGGTGATCTTGTTAAAGTTGTAGTCGCTTCTTTACTCGCTAGACAAATAAATCGAGTGTATCCATTAATTGAAATGGAGAAAAGCCGTAATAACCGTAAATCTAAAGCTGCCTGA
- a CDS encoding glycoside hydrolase family 13 protein, whose amino-acid sequence MKSLDIYHNSFALQYREPFGAVPKGSSVTLTIDIDQRHPLLHVILHCIHDKTNEEQTIEMDQVSGRNSYCTFEANLIMPEEPQLVWYFFEIQLEDKMMYYGRLNSEESGEGEVYEEHPPSWQITVYDPSYQTPAWWKNATMYQIFPDRFKNAGGLKFEDAPKTSLMHNHWENDPFYIRNEKGEVVRWDFFGGNIQGIIEKLDYIESLGATVIYLNPIFEAESNHRYDTGDYHKIDPLLGSKEDFERLVKEASKREIEVMLDGVFSHTGSNSKYFNQRDQYDTVGAYQSTDSPYYSWYTFHDYPDEYEAWWGVGTLPTLNKEDKSYQNFLIYDDDSVIKTWQQSGVKHWRLDVADELTDCLIKQIYQQLKEGDPSSVLLGEVWEDASNKSAYGKRRDYFLGGVLDSVMNYPLRELMLGFIKGEVDAYYIHRRLLTLSEHYPAQYFYSLMNMLSSHDVERVKTLLQGFLPKEGIDQEKTVKSQLKSLSLWLYTFPGIPSLYYGDEAGLTGGEDPDNRKPYPWGREDQELVSWYKTLGGLRANYPSLRTGSWVPHAPHEDVYGFERLIENEVDQFGEYAMDEHMIYLINRNASEEREVTLPVRKGRWQHVINKQRMFHVKQSGITITLGPCESVLLRRLN is encoded by the coding sequence GTGAAATCGCTGGATATTTACCATAATAGTTTTGCACTACAGTATCGGGAACCTTTTGGTGCTGTGCCAAAAGGCTCTTCGGTTACATTAACCATTGATATCGATCAACGTCATCCTTTATTACATGTGATTCTTCACTGCATTCATGACAAGACAAATGAGGAACAGACGATTGAGATGGATCAAGTTAGTGGAAGGAACTCATATTGTACCTTTGAAGCGAACCTTATTATGCCAGAGGAGCCCCAGCTCGTTTGGTATTTTTTCGAGATCCAGCTTGAGGATAAAATGATGTATTACGGTCGATTAAATAGTGAGGAGAGCGGGGAGGGCGAAGTATATGAGGAGCATCCCCCATCCTGGCAAATTACTGTTTATGACCCAAGTTACCAAACCCCTGCCTGGTGGAAGAATGCGACCATGTATCAAATCTTTCCTGACCGATTTAAGAATGCAGGTGGACTGAAGTTTGAAGATGCACCGAAAACAAGTCTCATGCATAATCATTGGGAAAACGATCCTTTCTATATCCGTAATGAAAAAGGAGAGGTGGTTCGTTGGGATTTCTTTGGAGGTAATATTCAAGGAATTATTGAAAAACTCGACTACATTGAATCGCTAGGCGCAACAGTGATTTATTTGAACCCGATTTTTGAAGCAGAAAGTAATCATCGTTATGACACAGGGGACTATCACAAAATTGATCCACTGCTTGGCAGTAAGGAAGACTTCGAGAGACTTGTAAAAGAAGCTTCTAAACGAGAGATTGAGGTGATGCTCGATGGTGTGTTTAGTCACACAGGCAGCAACAGCAAGTATTTTAACCAAAGGGATCAGTACGACACGGTCGGTGCCTATCAATCTACTGACTCTCCCTATTACTCTTGGTACACTTTTCATGATTATCCTGATGAGTACGAAGCTTGGTGGGGAGTAGGTACACTTCCGACATTAAATAAAGAGGACAAAAGCTATCAAAACTTTCTAATTTATGATGACGATAGTGTGATAAAAACTTGGCAGCAATCAGGTGTAAAACATTGGCGTCTTGATGTTGCCGATGAGCTGACAGATTGTTTAATTAAGCAAATCTATCAACAGCTGAAAGAGGGGGATCCATCGAGTGTGTTGTTAGGAGAAGTATGGGAGGATGCCTCCAATAAATCTGCCTACGGAAAACGTAGGGATTACTTTCTGGGTGGTGTACTTGATTCTGTGATGAATTATCCTTTACGAGAGTTAATGCTCGGTTTCATAAAAGGGGAAGTGGACGCTTACTACATTCACCGTCGGCTCCTTACATTAAGTGAGCATTATCCAGCTCAATACTTTTATTCCCTCATGAACATGCTGTCTAGTCATGATGTAGAACGAGTGAAGACGTTGCTTCAAGGATTTTTGCCAAAAGAGGGGATTGACCAAGAGAAAACCGTTAAAAGTCAATTGAAGTCTTTGAGTCTATGGCTCTATACATTTCCGGGGATTCCATCGCTTTATTATGGGGATGAAGCGGGGCTGACAGGTGGAGAAGATCCTGATAATCGTAAGCCATATCCTTGGGGAAGAGAAGATCAAGAGCTTGTTTCATGGTATAAAACACTAGGAGGCTTGAGAGCGAACTATCCATCACTGAGGACAGGAAGCTGGGTGCCACATGCTCCACATGAAGATGTCTATGGCTTTGAACGCTTAATTGAAAATGAGGTTGATCAGTTTGGTGAATATGCAATGGATGAGCATATGATTTACCTCATTAATCGAAATGCGAGTGAGGAAAGGGAGGTTACGTTACCGGTACGAAAAGGAAGATGGCAGCATGTGATTAACAAACAGCGAATGTTCCACGTGAAACAAAGTGGGATAACGATAACACTAGGTCCTTGCGAAAGTGTATTGCTGAGGCGTTTAAATTGA